In the genome of Streptacidiphilus rugosus AM-16, one region contains:
- a CDS encoding metal ABC transporter solute-binding protein, Zn/Mn family, which translates to MRAPVPTTSARRRARRIARGAAVLAFGAVVSGCSTAHSSAPWGDAARGTVVKVVAAENFWGSIAAQLGGRHAQVTSVIANPDTDPHSYEPTAADARAVADAQYVLVNGIGYDAWADKLLAANPARGRAELKVGDLVGVQPGGNPHRWYAPADVQRVIEQITADYKRLDPADARYFDQQKQTFETQSLADYDHLVAKIRATYAGTPIGASESIVSPLAEGLGLKLLTPAAFLGAMSEGADPTAADKALIDRQIAARQIKVYVYNSQNSTPDVVAQVNLARAEGIPVATVTETLVPANATFQQWQTTQLLGLEKALHQATGR; encoded by the coding sequence ATGCGCGCGCCCGTCCCGACCACGTCCGCCCGCCGTCGTGCCCGCCGGATCGCGCGGGGTGCGGCGGTGCTCGCCTTCGGAGCCGTGGTCAGCGGCTGCTCCACCGCCCACTCGTCGGCCCCCTGGGGTGACGCCGCCCGAGGCACGGTCGTCAAGGTGGTCGCGGCCGAGAACTTCTGGGGCAGCATCGCCGCCCAACTCGGCGGCAGACACGCGCAGGTGACCAGCGTCATCGCCAACCCCGACACCGACCCGCACTCCTACGAGCCCACAGCCGCCGACGCACGGGCCGTGGCGGACGCGCAGTACGTGCTCGTCAACGGCATCGGCTACGACGCCTGGGCGGACAAGCTGCTCGCGGCCAACCCGGCGCGCGGCCGGGCGGAGTTGAAGGTCGGCGACCTGGTCGGCGTCCAGCCGGGAGGAAACCCGCACCGCTGGTACGCGCCCGCCGACGTGCAGCGGGTGATCGAGCAGATCACCGCCGACTACAAGCGGCTCGACCCCGCCGACGCCCGCTACTTCGACCAGCAGAAGCAGACCTTCGAGACGCAGTCGCTCGCCGACTACGACCACCTCGTCGCCAAGATCCGGGCGACCTACGCGGGCACCCCGATCGGCGCCTCGGAGTCGATCGTCAGCCCGCTCGCGGAGGGGCTCGGGCTGAAGCTGCTGACGCCGGCCGCCTTCCTGGGGGCGATGAGCGAGGGCGCCGACCCGACGGCCGCGGACAAGGCCCTGATCGACCGGCAGATCGCGGCCCGGCAGATCAAGGTCTACGTCTACAACAGCCAGAACTCCACCCCCGACGTCGTGGCCCAGGTCAATCTGGCCAGGGCGGAGGGTATCCCGGTCGCCACCGTGACCGAGACGCTCGTGCCGGCGAACGCCACGTTCCAGCAGTGGCAGACCACTCAGCTCCTCGGCCTGGAGAAGGCGCTGCACCAGGCCACGGGGAGGTGA
- a CDS encoding metal ABC transporter permease has translation MGSTSFSWNLPADFQQMWSYAFMVNAFRAGAVVAVVSGAVGWFVVLRRQTFAAHTLSVVAFPGAAFATLAGFALSLGYFGFGLAAALVVAALQRGDSRARGGESAAVGVVQAFLLACGYLFMALCKGLLEGPQALLFGSFLGITDGQVVLLAVAGLVVLAALAVVGRPLLFASVDLDVAAALGVPVRALSTVFLVLLGATTAEAAQITGALLVFALMVLPAATAQALTARPAHGLLLAVAVGFAVTWTGLIAAYYWNYPLGFFVTSFAFALFLLAHGFRALRSAAGRGRVGPVTAGAA, from the coding sequence GTGGGGTCGACGTCCTTCTCCTGGAACCTGCCGGCCGACTTCCAGCAGATGTGGTCCTACGCCTTCATGGTCAACGCCTTCCGCGCGGGGGCGGTCGTCGCCGTGGTCTCCGGCGCGGTGGGCTGGTTCGTGGTGCTGCGGCGGCAGACCTTCGCCGCGCACACCCTGTCCGTGGTGGCCTTCCCCGGCGCGGCGTTCGCGACCCTGGCCGGATTCGCGCTGAGCCTGGGCTACTTCGGCTTCGGCCTGGCCGCCGCCCTGGTCGTCGCCGCACTGCAACGCGGCGACAGCAGGGCCCGCGGCGGGGAGTCCGCCGCCGTCGGCGTCGTCCAGGCCTTCCTGCTGGCCTGCGGTTACCTGTTCATGGCCCTCTGCAAGGGACTGCTGGAGGGGCCGCAGGCGCTGCTCTTCGGCAGCTTCCTCGGTATCACCGACGGTCAGGTCGTGCTGCTGGCCGTCGCCGGGCTGGTGGTGCTCGCGGCGCTGGCCGTGGTCGGCCGGCCGCTGCTGTTCGCCTCCGTCGACCTGGACGTCGCCGCCGCGCTCGGGGTCCCGGTGCGGGCCCTGTCGACGGTCTTCCTGGTGCTGCTGGGCGCGACCACGGCCGAGGCCGCCCAGATCACCGGCGCGCTGCTGGTCTTCGCGCTGATGGTGCTGCCCGCCGCCACGGCGCAGGCACTCACCGCCAGGCCCGCCCACGGTCTGCTGCTCGCGGTGGCCGTCGGCTTCGCCGTCACCTGGACGGGGCTGATCGCCGCGTACTACTGGAACTATCCACTCGGATTCTTCGTGACCAGCTTCGCCTTCGCGCTCTTCCTGCTCGCCCACGGCTTCCGCGCGCTCCGTTCGGCGGCCGGTCGCGGACGCGTCGGGCCCGTGACGGCGGGTGCGGCATGA
- a CDS encoding dihydrofolate reductase family protein, whose protein sequence is MSVIVLAFTTLDGIVEDPDGAAGTPRGGWMFSHGREVVAGDKFRLGRTLDEGVLLLGRRTWQHFAQLWPNRDDEFAARMNAAAKLVASGTLDDADVTTWNNSRLLHGDLVEVVKQERRDVIVAGSLGVVERLAAADLVDEYRLVTFPVLLGAGRRLFPAEGPQRELECLQAEADGPIVRSRFRRRAEAFA, encoded by the coding sequence ATGAGCGTCATCGTTCTTGCCTTCACCACCCTGGACGGAATCGTCGAGGACCCGGACGGCGCGGCCGGCACCCCGCGGGGCGGCTGGATGTTCTCGCACGGACGGGAGGTCGTCGCCGGGGACAAGTTCCGCCTCGGCCGCACCCTGGACGAGGGGGTGCTGCTGCTCGGCCGCCGCACCTGGCAGCACTTCGCGCAGCTGTGGCCCAACCGCGACGACGAGTTCGCCGCGCGGATGAACGCCGCGGCGAAGCTGGTCGCGTCCGGCACGCTGGACGACGCGGACGTCACGACGTGGAACAACTCGCGGTTGCTGCACGGCGACCTGGTCGAGGTCGTGAAGCAGGAGCGCCGGGACGTGATCGTCGCCGGCAGCCTGGGCGTCGTGGAACGGCTCGCGGCGGCTGATCTCGTCGACGAGTACCGGCTGGTGACCTTCCCGGTCCTGCTCGGCGCCGGTCGCAGGCTCTTCCCCGCGGAGGGGCCGCAGCGGGAGCTGGAGTGCCTGCAGGCGGAGGCGGACGGACCGATCGTCCGCAGCCGCTTCCGCCGGAGGGCCGAGGCGTTCGCGTAG
- a CDS encoding MerR family transcriptional regulator — MLTIGQVAAYLGVTVRAIRHYHQRGLLPEPPRDTSGYRRYDADAIVTLVRIRTLSDAGVPLARIEELMGAAPAQFSASVAAIDDELKAQIRDLKRRRSRIASLAAGDRLFLPQEVADLLDRLQQLGVSRETVSTERDTWILLMAQYPDQVPGWAQQKRAMFDEPAFQALYLTCDRAAGWDRDDPRLEALADEVNHVGGLVAPDSPGAQPILAIDALVAVTLMATHSGRPVPALERLVELCRARAQPGPA, encoded by the coding sequence ATGTTGACGATCGGCCAGGTCGCGGCCTATCTGGGCGTGACCGTGCGAGCCATCCGCCACTACCACCAGCGGGGCCTGCTGCCCGAACCGCCGCGCGACACCTCGGGTTACCGCCGCTACGACGCGGACGCGATCGTGACCCTGGTACGGATCAGGACCCTGTCGGACGCGGGGGTGCCGCTGGCCAGGATCGAGGAGCTGATGGGCGCCGCGCCCGCGCAGTTCTCCGCCTCGGTGGCGGCCATCGACGACGAGCTGAAGGCGCAGATCAGGGACTTGAAGCGGCGCCGCAGCCGGATCGCCTCCCTGGCGGCGGGCGACCGGCTCTTCCTGCCGCAGGAGGTCGCGGACCTGCTCGACCGCCTGCAGCAGCTCGGCGTCAGCCGGGAGACGGTCAGCACCGAGCGCGACACCTGGATCCTGCTGATGGCGCAGTACCCGGACCAGGTGCCGGGCTGGGCCCAGCAGAAGCGCGCCATGTTCGACGAACCCGCCTTCCAGGCGCTGTACCTGACCTGCGACCGGGCGGCGGGCTGGGACCGCGACGACCCCCGCCTGGAGGCCCTCGCGGACGAGGTCAACCACGTGGGCGGCCTCGTCGCGCCGGACTCGCCCGGCGCGCAGCCGATCCTGGCCATCGACGCGCTGGTCGCCGTCACCCTCATGGCGACCCACAGCGGCCGCCCGGTCCCGGCGCTGGAACGGCTGGTCGAACTGTGCCGCGCCCGCGCCCAGCCGGGGCCCGCCTGA
- a CDS encoding metal ABC transporter permease, which yields MILLAADGTSAVPALSAVSIWGQPFFQHALLAGTFIALAAGPVGYFLVLRAQVFTADALSHVAFTGAMAALATGFDLRLGLFLACVLVALLLGGAGRRGRPDDVLTGSAFAWILGLGSFFLTLYTASASGLGNGGAGTSVLFGSIFGLDGGSTLLTVLVAAVIAGAVLLIARPLLLATLDEGVAAARGVPVRVLGAVFLVLVGVTAGEATQAVGSLLLLGLLAAPAGAAVRLTDRPFRGLALAAALAVGEMWAGLAAAAWIPRCPPSFAVMAAATLVYAAAHLRGSRAAACRPGRRGVSAAGR from the coding sequence ATGATCCTGCTCGCCGCCGACGGCACGTCGGCCGTCCCCGCGCTCTCCGCCGTCTCGATCTGGGGGCAGCCGTTCTTCCAGCACGCCCTGCTGGCGGGCACGTTCATCGCGCTCGCAGCCGGCCCGGTCGGCTACTTCCTGGTGCTGCGCGCCCAGGTCTTCACCGCCGACGCGCTGAGCCATGTCGCCTTCACCGGCGCGATGGCCGCTCTGGCCACCGGGTTCGACCTGCGCCTGGGCCTCTTCCTGGCCTGCGTCCTGGTCGCCCTGCTGCTGGGCGGGGCGGGCCGCCGCGGCAGGCCGGACGACGTGCTGACCGGGAGTGCCTTCGCCTGGATCCTGGGCCTCGGCTCCTTCTTCCTGACCCTCTACACGGCCTCGGCCAGCGGGCTCGGCAACGGCGGGGCCGGCACCTCCGTCCTCTTCGGCTCGATCTTCGGCCTCGACGGCGGCAGCACTCTGCTCACCGTGCTGGTCGCCGCCGTGATCGCGGGGGCGGTGCTGCTGATCGCGCGTCCGCTGCTGCTGGCCACCCTCGACGAGGGCGTGGCCGCGGCCCGGGGTGTGCCGGTGCGCGTGCTCGGGGCGGTGTTCCTGGTCCTGGTCGGGGTCACCGCGGGCGAGGCCACCCAGGCGGTCGGCTCGCTGCTGCTGCTCGGCCTGTTGGCGGCCCCCGCCGGGGCCGCGGTCCGGCTGACCGACCGTCCGTTCCGCGGCCTGGCGCTGGCCGCCGCGCTGGCGGTCGGCGAGATGTGGGCGGGGCTGGCTGCGGCGGCCTGGATCCCGCGCTGCCCGCCGAGCTTCGCCGTCATGGCCGCCGCCACCCTCGTCTACGCGGCGGCCCACCTGCGCGGATCTAGAGCAGCCGCGTGTCGCCCTGGGCGGCGAGGAGTTTCCGCAGCAGGACGGTGA
- a CDS encoding maleylpyruvate isomerase family mycothiol-dependent enzyme gives MTVPESDTADLDPADLAALLDAVHGSAARLGATLDSLTDARAREPALLPGWGRGHVITHLARSADVYRWLLTLARTGVEPGPRADGPALERALREGAGRAAADLVRDVRVSTGAMLAEAAMLPAERWSTMVSALAGWRHPAWFTLHRARRELETHHVDLDLGYTPADWPVDYVAWGLDATVATMTTRTVGLARVEATDLGRVWILAPTGATVTGTGHALLAWLAGRAGPSALRSDGPLPTPPPWPLPPYPAWP, from the coding sequence GTGACCGTCCCCGAGAGCGACACCGCCGACCTCGACCCGGCGGACCTCGCCGCCCTGCTCGACGCCGTGCACGGTTCCGCCGCGCGGCTCGGCGCGACGCTCGACTCCCTCACCGACGCCCGGGCCCGCGAGCCCGCCCTGCTGCCGGGATGGGGCCGCGGGCACGTGATCACTCATCTCGCCCGCAGCGCCGACGTCTACCGCTGGCTGCTGACTCTGGCGCGCACCGGCGTCGAGCCCGGACCGCGCGCCGACGGACCCGCGCTGGAGCGCGCCCTGCGCGAGGGTGCGGGTCGGGCCGCGGCCGATCTCGTCCGGGATGTGCGGGTCAGTACCGGGGCGATGCTCGCCGAGGCGGCGATGCTGCCTGCCGAGCGCTGGTCCACGATGGTCAGCGCGCTCGCCGGCTGGCGGCATCCCGCCTGGTTCACCCTGCACCGCGCCCGGCGTGAGCTGGAGACCCATCATGTGGATCTCGATCTCGGCTACACCCCGGCCGACTGGCCCGTCGACTACGTCGCCTGGGGTCTCGACGCCACGGTCGCCACGATGACCACCCGAACCGTCGGCCTGGCGCGCGTCGAGGCCACCGACCTCGGCCGCGTCTGGATCCTCGCCCCGACCGGCGCCACCGTCACCGGCACGGGCCATGCCCTGCTGGCCTGGCTCGCCGGCCGCGCCGGTCCGTCCGCCCTCCGGTCGGACGGACCCCTGCCGACACCGCCGCCCTGGCCGCTCCCGCCGTATCCGGCTTGGCCCTGA
- a CDS encoding metal ABC transporter ATP-binding protein, protein MLPIPPNATATTATAPDVGATSDPVLRLRGAAARVGGRTLWSGVDLDVLAGEFVAVLGPNGAGKSTLVKVLLGLLPAAEGEIRVLGRRPGESGGRVGYLPQRRSFDPGLRIRGVDIVRMGLDGDRWGVPLPWGRNRRAQRDRVAEVIELVGASAYADRPIGQCSGGEQQRLLIAQALVRRPEVLLLDEPLDSLDLPNQSAVAALVGRICHQEHVAVVMVAHDVNPILHHLDRVVYLAEGGAVSGPPGEVVNSETLSRLYRTPVEVLSTRDGRLVVVGQPEAPSVHADRRRPGRRQGS, encoded by the coding sequence GTGCTCCCGATCCCGCCGAACGCCACCGCGACCACCGCCACGGCCCCGGACGTCGGGGCGACGTCCGATCCTGTGCTGCGACTTCGCGGCGCGGCGGCCCGTGTCGGCGGGCGGACCCTCTGGTCCGGGGTCGATCTCGACGTCCTGGCAGGCGAGTTCGTCGCCGTGCTCGGGCCGAACGGGGCGGGCAAGTCGACGCTGGTCAAGGTGCTGCTGGGGCTGCTGCCGGCCGCCGAGGGCGAGATACGCGTGCTGGGCCGTCGCCCCGGCGAGTCCGGCGGCCGCGTCGGCTACCTGCCGCAGCGGCGCAGCTTCGACCCCGGCCTGCGGATCAGAGGCGTCGACATCGTGCGGATGGGCCTGGACGGCGACCGCTGGGGCGTCCCGCTGCCCTGGGGCCGGAACCGGCGCGCGCAGCGCGACCGGGTCGCCGAGGTGATCGAGCTGGTCGGCGCGAGCGCGTACGCGGACCGGCCGATCGGGCAGTGCTCGGGCGGCGAGCAGCAACGGCTGCTGATCGCGCAGGCGCTGGTCAGACGACCCGAGGTGCTGTTGCTCGACGAGCCGCTGGACAGCCTTGACCTGCCCAACCAGAGCGCGGTCGCCGCGCTGGTCGGCCGGATCTGCCACCAGGAGCACGTCGCGGTCGTCATGGTGGCGCACGACGTCAACCCGATCCTGCACCACCTGGACCGGGTGGTGTACCTCGCCGAAGGCGGCGCGGTGAGCGGGCCGCCCGGCGAGGTCGTCAACTCCGAGACCCTGTCCCGCCTCTACCGCACCCCGGTGGAGGTGCTGTCCACCCGCGACGGCCGCCTGGTGGTCGTCGGACAGCCGGAGGCCCCCTCCGTCCACGCCGACCGCCGTCGGCCCGGCCGTCGCCAGGGGAGTTGA
- a CDS encoding ABC transporter permease, translating to MSALTATRQHALTDTATLLRRNLRHTLRYPSMTLGSVFGPVIMLVLFVAVLGRTLGAGLVSAGGHHGGYVDYLAPGIIVMAVASGSMATAVAVCVDMTEGIVDRFRTMPIARVSILTAHVINSVLTTVVSTASVIAVAMLLGFSPDAGLRGWAAAAGLLLLLTFALTWLAVAIGLVSGTPEAASNSPMLIVFLPFVGSAFAPAGGMPVGVRQFAEYQPFTPVIETVRGLLTGSPTGHNAVIAVAWCFVIAAGGYAWARAGFRHNRAR from the coding sequence ATGAGCGCCCTGACCGCGACCCGCCAGCACGCCCTGACCGACACCGCGACCCTGCTGCGCCGCAACCTGCGGCACACCCTGCGCTACCCGTCCATGACCCTCGGGTCCGTCTTCGGCCCGGTGATCATGCTGGTGCTGTTCGTCGCGGTCCTGGGCCGGACCCTCGGCGCCGGGCTCGTGTCGGCCGGCGGTCACCATGGCGGGTACGTCGACTACCTCGCCCCCGGCATCATCGTCATGGCCGTGGCCTCGGGCAGCATGGCCACCGCGGTGGCGGTCTGCGTCGACATGACCGAGGGCATCGTCGACCGGTTCCGCACCATGCCCATCGCCAGGGTCTCCATCCTGACCGCGCATGTGATCAACAGCGTGCTGACCACGGTGGTCAGCACCGCCTCGGTGATCGCCGTGGCGATGCTGCTGGGCTTCTCACCCGACGCCGGGCTGCGCGGCTGGGCCGCCGCCGCGGGACTGCTCCTGCTGCTGACCTTCGCGCTGACCTGGCTGGCCGTCGCCATCGGACTGGTCTCGGGCACCCCGGAGGCCGCGAGCAACAGCCCGATGCTGATCGTCTTCCTCCCCTTCGTCGGCAGCGCCTTCGCCCCGGCGGGCGGGATGCCGGTCGGCGTCCGGCAGTTCGCCGAGTACCAGCCGTTCACGCCCGTCATCGAGACGGTCCGGGGTCTGCTGACCGGCAGCCCGACCGGGCACAACGCGGTGATCGCCGTCGCCTGGTGCTTCGTGATCGCCGCGGGCGGCTACGCCTGGGCCCGCGCCGGATTCCGTCACAACCGGGCCCGCTGA
- a CDS encoding daunorubicin resistance protein DrrA family ABC transporter ATP-binding protein has product MNTTTTYRQAAESLFAAPAAISATGLRKSYGEQLVLDGIDLTVAAGTVFALLGPNGAGKTTTVQILSTLIAADAGEAQVVGHDLTAEVRDVRAAIGVTGQFSAVDGLLTGRENLILMADLHHLGRREGRRRADELLDRFDLVDAAKKPIASYSGGMRRRLDLAMTLIADPRLIFLDEPTTGLDPRSRRDLWAIIRGLVADGVTVFLTTQYLEEADRLADRIAVLDRGKLVAEGTPAELKRLVPGGHVTLRFADEARLAEAALVLPVIARDDDALTLQIPGDGGVGSLETLLGRLRAASIQVEELTVHTPDLDDVFLALTGDRHASA; this is encoded by the coding sequence ATGAACACGACGACGACGTATCGACAGGCCGCCGAATCCCTCTTCGCCGCCCCCGCCGCGATCTCCGCGACCGGGCTGCGCAAATCCTACGGCGAGCAGCTCGTCCTGGACGGCATCGACCTGACGGTCGCGGCCGGCACGGTCTTCGCCCTCCTCGGTCCCAACGGGGCCGGCAAGACGACCACCGTGCAGATCCTCTCCACGCTGATCGCGGCCGACGCCGGCGAGGCGCAGGTGGTCGGGCACGACCTGACCGCGGAGGTGCGGGACGTGCGGGCCGCGATCGGGGTCACCGGCCAGTTCTCGGCCGTGGACGGCCTGTTGACCGGGCGGGAGAACCTGATCCTGATGGCGGACCTGCACCACCTCGGCCGCCGCGAGGGCCGCCGTCGCGCCGACGAGCTGCTGGACAGGTTCGACCTGGTCGACGCGGCGAAGAAGCCGATCGCGAGCTACTCGGGCGGCATGAGGCGGCGGCTCGACCTGGCCATGACGCTGATCGCGGACCCGCGGCTGATCTTCCTCGACGAGCCGACCACCGGCCTGGACCCGCGCAGCCGCCGTGACCTGTGGGCGATCATCCGCGGCCTCGTCGCCGACGGGGTCACCGTCTTCCTGACCACCCAGTACCTGGAGGAGGCGGACCGACTCGCGGACCGGATCGCCGTGTTGGACCGGGGAAAGCTGGTCGCCGAGGGCACCCCGGCCGAGCTCAAGCGCCTGGTCCCCGGCGGCCACGTCACGCTCCGCTTCGCCGACGAGGCCCGGCTCGCCGAGGCCGCCCTGGTCCTCCCGGTGATCGCCAGGGACGACGACGCGCTGACCCTGCAGATCCCGGGCGACGGCGGCGTCGGCTCCCTGGAGACCCTGCTCGGCCGGCTCAGGGCCGCGTCGATCCAGGTCGAGGAGCTCACGGTGCACACCCCCGACCTCGACGACGTCTTCCTCGCCCTCACCGGCGACCGCCACGCCTCCGCCTGA
- a CDS encoding EamA family transporter, protein MGTTARTARATKTRGGRIGVAVTAALAPAMWGTTYLVTTQVLPEGRPLLLSATRALPAGLLLLLLGRKLPRGRWWGRVAVLGMLNIGLFFPLVFFGAYHLPGGVASTIGAIQPLLVAGFGIGVLGVRPGRRAVVAGLVGVVGVGLLVLKAGAALDGEGVAAMVTAIVLMAMGTVLIRRWGMPEGAGLVDLTAWQLVAGGLFLAPLAALVEGVPPAPTGANLLGFAYLGLFGTALAYVLWFRGIGRLGAGPASFLGLINPLVATVGGLVVLHQTLTGWQVLGLVLALGAMLVGQAPARRRPAPSPEGAPAPVAVGGAAREAHEAHDGRRAAATQPRLPAA, encoded by the coding sequence GTGGGGACGACGGCGAGGACGGCAAGGGCCACGAAGACGCGCGGCGGCCGGATCGGTGTGGCGGTCACGGCGGCGCTCGCGCCGGCGATGTGGGGCACGACGTACCTGGTCACGACGCAGGTGCTGCCGGAGGGGCGGCCGCTGCTGCTCTCCGCGACGCGGGCGCTGCCCGCCGGTCTGCTGCTGCTCCTGCTCGGCAGGAAGCTGCCGCGCGGGCGGTGGTGGGGGCGGGTGGCCGTGCTCGGGATGCTGAACATCGGCCTGTTCTTCCCGCTGGTCTTCTTCGGCGCCTACCACCTGCCCGGTGGCGTGGCCTCGACGATCGGCGCGATCCAGCCGCTGCTGGTCGCCGGGTTCGGGATCGGTGTGCTGGGCGTGCGGCCGGGGCGGCGGGCCGTCGTCGCCGGGCTGGTCGGCGTGGTCGGCGTCGGGCTGCTGGTGCTGAAGGCCGGCGCCGCGCTGGACGGCGAGGGGGTCGCCGCGATGGTGACTGCGATCGTGCTGATGGCGATGGGGACGGTGCTGATCCGCCGCTGGGGCATGCCGGAGGGGGCCGGCTTGGTCGATCTGACGGCGTGGCAACTGGTCGCGGGCGGGCTCTTCCTCGCGCCGCTCGCCGCTCTGGTGGAGGGCGTGCCGCCCGCGCCGACCGGCGCGAACCTGCTCGGCTTCGCCTATCTCGGGCTTTTCGGCACCGCCCTGGCGTACGTCCTGTGGTTCCGCGGCATCGGGCGGCTGGGCGCGGGCCCCGCGTCCTTCCTCGGGCTGATCAATCCGCTGGTCGCGACGGTGGGCGGACTGGTCGTGCTGCACCAGACGCTGACGGGCTGGCAGGTGCTGGGGCTGGTGCTGGCGCTGGGCGCGATGCTGGTCGGCCAGGCTCCGGCGCGCCGGCGGCCGGCACCGTCACCCGAGGGGGCTCCGGCGCCGGTCGCCGTCGGCGGAGCGGCGCGCGAGGCGCACGAGGCGCACGACGGGCGCCGGGCGGCCGCGACTCAGCCGCGCTTGCCCGCCGCGTAG
- a CDS encoding cation diffusion facilitator family transporter encodes MEDSAQTHGRHSHGHHDGHPGEEHPHEHGHAHAHDHAHGAGRWARLRHRFAHAVTPHSHEAMDKVDSALETSREGLRTLWLSLLILGGTTLVQALVVAASGSVALLGDTIHNAADALTAVPLGIAFWVGRRAANRRYTYGYGRAEDLAGIAVVGTIAASSALAAFAAVERLLHPRDVSHLWAVAVAAGVRFVGNEWVARYRIRTGRRIGSAALVADGLHARTDGFTSLAVLVGAGGAALGLRWADPVVGLLITFAILMVLRDAARQVYRRLMDAVDPAQIDAAEHALGQVEGVLRVGSVRMRWIGHALRAEADIVVDPHLTVVRAHGIAVAAEHALIHAVPRLTAATVHTDHLPDGHGHGADPHAALAHHAHAHA; translated from the coding sequence ATGGAGGACTCCGCGCAGACCCACGGCCGGCACTCGCACGGTCACCACGACGGGCACCCGGGCGAAGAGCACCCGCACGAGCACGGCCATGCCCACGCGCACGACCACGCCCACGGAGCCGGCCGGTGGGCGCGTCTGCGACACCGGTTCGCGCACGCGGTGACGCCGCACAGCCACGAGGCGATGGACAAGGTCGACTCCGCACTGGAGACCTCGCGGGAGGGGCTGCGCACGCTGTGGCTCTCGCTGCTGATCCTCGGCGGGACGACGCTGGTGCAGGCGCTGGTGGTCGCGGCGTCAGGGTCGGTCGCGCTGTTGGGCGACACGATCCACAACGCCGCTGACGCGCTCACCGCCGTGCCGCTGGGGATCGCGTTCTGGGTGGGCAGGCGGGCGGCGAACCGGCGCTACACCTACGGCTACGGGCGGGCCGAGGATCTCGCCGGGATCGCCGTCGTCGGCACCATCGCCGCCTCCTCCGCGCTCGCCGCGTTCGCGGCGGTGGAGCGGCTGCTGCACCCCCGTGACGTCTCGCACCTGTGGGCGGTGGCCGTCGCCGCGGGGGTCAGGTTCGTGGGGAACGAGTGGGTGGCCAGGTACCGGATCCGGACCGGGCGGCGGATCGGCTCCGCCGCCCTGGTCGCCGACGGACTGCACGCGCGCACCGACGGCTTCACCTCCCTCGCCGTGCTGGTGGGCGCCGGCGGGGCGGCGCTCGGCCTGCGGTGGGCGGACCCGGTGGTCGGCCTGCTGATCACCTTCGCGATCCTGATGGTGCTGCGGGACGCCGCCCGCCAGGTGTACCGGCGGTTGATGGACGCCGTGGACCCCGCCCAGATCGACGCCGCCGAGCACGCCCTCGGGCAGGTCGAGGGCGTGCTGCGGGTGGGGAGCGTGCGGATGCGGTGGATCGGCCACGCGCTCCGCGCGGAGGCGGACATCGTGGTCGACCCGCACCTGACCGTGGTCCGGGCGCACGGGATCGCGGTCGCCGCCGAACACGCGCTGATCCACGCCGTGCCGCGGCTCACCGCGGCCACCGTGCACACGGACCACCTCCCGGACGGCCACGGCCACGGCGCGGACCCCCACGCCGCCTTGGCGCACCACGCCCACGCGCACGCCTGA
- a CDS encoding MarR family winged helix-turn-helix transcriptional regulator — protein sequence MPEEEGAAPLRDAVDDIVDQWKAARPEIATGPMALIGRIKRFHAHVETALREYFAEHGLDVSEFDVLATLRRSGEPYELNAGALLRSAMVTSGAITNRVDRLAAKGLVERRPSPTDRRAVLIGLTPAGRRLVDDIVLGHVRNEERLVAVLSPEEREQLTVLLRKLLAAQGDTRLL from the coding sequence GTGCCGGAGGAAGAGGGCGCCGCGCCGCTGCGCGACGCCGTCGACGACATCGTCGACCAGTGGAAGGCGGCCCGGCCCGAGATCGCGACCGGCCCCATGGCGCTGATCGGCAGGATCAAGCGGTTCCATGCCCACGTCGAGACGGCCCTGCGCGAGTACTTCGCCGAACACGGCCTCGACGTCTCCGAGTTCGACGTCCTGGCCACGCTGCGCCGCTCGGGCGAGCCCTACGAGCTGAACGCGGGCGCCCTGCTCAGGTCCGCGATGGTGACCTCCGGGGCGATCACCAACCGGGTCGACCGGCTGGCCGCCAAGGGGCTGGTCGAGCGCAGGCCGTCCCCGACGGACCGGCGCGCGGTGCTGATCGGCCTCACCCCGGCGGGCAGGCGGCTGGTCGACGACATCGTGCTGGGCCACGTCCGCAACGAGGAACGTCTGGTCGCGGTCCTCTCTCCGGAGGAGCGGGAGCAGCTCACCGTCCTGCTGCGGAAACTCCTCGCCGCCCAGGGCGACACGCGGCTGCTCTAG